A single Symbiobacterium thermophilum IAM 14863 DNA region contains:
- a CDS encoding lytic transglycosylase domain-containing protein, producing the protein MRSDRARRRFRARRLRRDLMALVVFLFIFALNGMQGRLEAAGVPQALGPVEPTIPEHDLMLAQRRAEAARRSASLVAREAEEAAADLTAAQRQLARQADAERRRDLERIADLVPPEFRQMVLDLSAQYGVDPRLVAAVGHVESRWNPRTVGTHNDTGLMQILPGTAQWIASRLGWTEYDLFDPWTNLHMGIWYLQALYREYGSWDKALAAYNGGPRQAHLGADHPYVGRVMRVYAAH; encoded by the coding sequence ATGAGAAGCGACCGTGCCCGCAGGAGGTTCCGGGCGCGCCGCCTGCGCCGTGACCTCATGGCGCTGGTGGTGTTCCTGTTCATCTTTGCGCTGAACGGCATGCAGGGCCGGCTGGAGGCCGCCGGCGTACCGCAGGCCCTGGGCCCGGTGGAGCCCACGATCCCCGAGCACGACCTGATGCTCGCCCAGCGGCGGGCGGAGGCGGCGCGGCGAAGCGCATCCCTGGTCGCCCGGGAAGCGGAGGAGGCGGCGGCTGATTTGACGGCAGCCCAGCGGCAGCTGGCGCGACAGGCGGATGCCGAGCGGCGTCGGGATCTGGAGCGCATCGCCGACCTGGTGCCCCCCGAGTTCCGCCAGATGGTGCTCGATCTTTCCGCCCAGTACGGGGTCGACCCGCGCCTGGTCGCCGCGGTGGGTCACGTGGAGAGCCGGTGGAACCCGCGAACGGTCGGGACGCATAACGATACAGGACTGATGCAGATCCTGCCCGGTACCGCGCAGTGGATTGCCAGCCGCCTGGGCTGGACGGAGTACGACCTCTTCGACCCGTGGACCAACTTGCACATGGGCATCTGGTACCTGCAGGCGCTTTACCGGGAGTACGGTTCCTGGGACAAGGCCCTGGCCGCGTACAACGGTGGCCCGAGGCAGGCCCACCTGGGGGCGGATCATCCCTACGTCGGCCGGGTGATGCGCGTCTACGCGGCCCATTAA
- the ltrA gene encoding group II intron reverse transcriptase/maturase, with translation MEQVVARENMLAALKRVERNGGAPGVDGVPTERLRDQIRVEWSRIREGLLQGTYRPQPVRRVEIPKPGGGKRMLGIPTVMDRLIQQALLQVLTPIFDPTFSESSYGFRPGRRGHDAVRKARQYVEEGYDWVVDMDLEKFFDRVNHDVLMARVARRVTDKRVLRLIRRYLQAGVMLNGVVVATEEGTPQGGPLSPLLANILLDDLDKELERRGHHFVRYADDCNIYVRSKRAGERVYRSVRHFLQERLRLKVNEEKSAVDRPWKRQFLGFSFYKHRGVRIRLAPKSLKRVKDKLRTLTDRNRSQSMEDRIRRLNAYLRGWVGYYALSDARSAFERLEGWLKRRLRACVWKQWKRVRTRFRELRALGLPEWVVHQLANSRKGPWRMAGGPLNSALGDAYWRAQGLISLTECYEATRQSWRTAGCGPACPVV, from the coding sequence ATGGAGCAGGTGGTGGCCAGGGAGAACATGCTGGCCGCCCTGAAACGGGTGGAGCGGAACGGAGGCGCTCCCGGCGTGGACGGTGTCCCCACCGAACGGCTGCGGGACCAGATTCGCGTGGAGTGGAGCCGCATCCGTGAGGGACTGCTCCAGGGGACCTACAGACCGCAGCCAGTCCGCCGGGTCGAAATCCCGAAACCGGGCGGCGGCAAGCGGATGCTGGGGATTCCCACCGTGATGGACCGCCTGATCCAACAGGCACTCCTGCAAGTACTGACGCCGATCTTTGACCCGACATTCTCCGAATCCAGCTACGGCTTTCGGCCGGGGCGGCGGGGTCATGATGCGGTCAGGAAGGCACGTCAGTACGTGGAGGAAGGGTACGACTGGGTCGTGGACATGGACCTGGAGAAGTTCTTCGACCGGGTCAACCACGACGTGCTGATGGCCCGCGTGGCGCGGCGGGTAACGGATAAGCGTGTGCTGCGGCTGATCCGGCGGTACTTACAGGCTGGGGTCATGCTGAACGGGGTAGTCGTGGCGACGGAGGAAGGGACGCCGCAGGGCGGTCCGCTGAGCCCGCTGCTGGCGAACATCCTGCTGGATGACCTCGACAAGGAGCTGGAGCGCCGCGGGCACCACTTCGTCCGGTACGCCGATGACTGCAACATCTACGTCCGCAGCAAGCGGGCGGGAGAACGGGTCTACAGGAGCGTGCGCCACTTCCTGCAGGAGCGGTTACGGCTGAAGGTCAACGAGGAGAAGAGCGCAGTGGACCGGCCGTGGAAGCGGCAGTTCCTCGGGTTTAGTTTCTACAAGCACCGGGGAGTGCGCATCCGGCTGGCCCCGAAGAGCCTGAAGCGCGTGAAGGACAAGCTCCGCACGCTGACGGACCGCAACCGCAGCCAGAGCATGGAGGACCGAATCCGGCGCCTGAATGCTTACTTGCGGGGCTGGGTTGGGTACTATGCGCTCTCCGATGCCAGGTCAGCCTTTGAAAGACTCGAAGGATGGCTGAAGCGTCGGCTGCGAGCATGCGTATGGAAGCAGTGGAAGCGTGTACGCACGCGCTTTCGGGAGTTGCGCGCCCTCGGTTTGCCCGAATGGGTAGTCCACCAACTCGCCAACAGCCGCAAAGGCCCGTGGCGGATGGCAGGTGGCCCACTAAACAGCGCCCTGGGCGACGCCTACTGGCGTGCCCAGGGGCTGATAAGCCTGACCGAATGCTATGAAGCGACTCGTCAATCCTGGCGAACCGCCGGATGCGGACCCGCATGTCCGGTGGTGTGA
- a CDS encoding adenylosuccinate synthase, translating into MPVVVVMGAQWGDEGKGKFVDLLAERAQVVVRSTGGSNAGHTVWAGGRQYKLHQVPSGILYPGTLCVIGHGVVLDPPKLLEEMDRLASQGVDLSSLRISGGAHIVFPFHIRLDEAEEDRKGDRKIGTTRRGIGPAYMDKFARVGIRLVDMLDRDEFLPKLTALVEEKNRILEKVYGLPGFTVEEIAEPYLEYAERLRPYVANTVELVNDAIDAGKNVLFEGAQGHLLDIDFGTYPYVTASHPIAAGAIIGAGVGPTKVSRVVGVVKAYTSRVGEGPFPTELHGEEAHRIREEGHEYGTTTGRPRRIGWLDLVMVRYACRVSGITDLAVPHLDTLAKTGLPTLKVCVGYRMPDGTVTREFPVGLKALSQVEPVYEELPNWEWSAEMSTARQYDELPEGARRYVRLIEDVTGVRVSILGVGSERTQAIYRSAIF; encoded by the coding sequence ATGCCAGTCGTAGTGGTGATGGGCGCGCAGTGGGGCGACGAGGGCAAGGGCAAGTTCGTCGACCTGCTGGCGGAGAGGGCGCAGGTGGTCGTTCGCTCGACCGGCGGGTCCAACGCCGGACACACTGTGTGGGCCGGCGGTAGGCAGTACAAGCTGCATCAGGTGCCTTCGGGCATCCTGTATCCCGGCACGCTGTGCGTGATCGGCCACGGCGTGGTGCTGGATCCGCCCAAGCTGCTGGAGGAGATGGACCGGCTGGCGAGCCAGGGCGTCGATCTTTCCAGCCTGCGGATCAGCGGCGGCGCGCATATCGTCTTCCCCTTCCACATCCGGCTGGACGAGGCGGAGGAGGACAGGAAGGGCGACCGGAAGATCGGCACCACACGGCGCGGCATCGGGCCGGCCTATATGGACAAGTTCGCCCGGGTCGGCATCCGCCTCGTCGACATGCTCGACCGCGACGAGTTCCTGCCCAAGCTGACGGCCCTGGTCGAGGAGAAGAACCGCATCCTGGAGAAGGTGTACGGCCTGCCGGGCTTCACCGTGGAGGAGATCGCGGAGCCGTACCTGGAGTACGCGGAGCGGCTGCGGCCGTACGTCGCGAACACGGTGGAGCTGGTCAACGATGCGATCGACGCAGGCAAGAACGTGCTGTTCGAGGGCGCGCAGGGCCACCTGCTGGACATCGACTTCGGCACGTACCCGTACGTGACTGCGTCGCACCCGATCGCCGCCGGAGCCATCATCGGCGCCGGCGTCGGGCCGACGAAGGTCTCCCGGGTGGTCGGCGTGGTCAAGGCGTACACCTCCCGCGTCGGCGAGGGGCCCTTCCCGACCGAACTGCACGGCGAGGAGGCGCACCGCATCCGCGAGGAGGGCCACGAGTACGGCACGACCACCGGCCGACCGCGCCGCATCGGCTGGCTCGACCTGGTGATGGTGCGCTACGCCTGCCGGGTCAGCGGCATCACTGACCTGGCCGTGCCGCACCTGGACACGCTGGCCAAGACGGGCCTGCCCACGCTGAAGGTCTGCGTCGGCTACCGGATGCCCGACGGCACGGTGACCCGGGAGTTCCCCGTCGGCCTGAAGGCGCTCAGCCAGGTCGAACCCGTGTACGAGGAACTGCCCAACTGGGAGTGGTCGGCGGAGATGAGCACCGCCAGGCAGTACGACGAGCTGCCGGAAGGCGCCCGGCGGTACGTCCGGCTGATCGAGGACGTCACCGGCGTCCGCGTCTCCATCCTGGGGGTGGGCAGCGAACGGACGCAGGCGATCTACCGCTCCGCCATCTTTTGA
- the dnaB gene encoding replicative DNA helicase: MNAFSERVPPQNLEAEQSVLGAMLIDREAVVAVAHKLVPEDFYADRHQHLFAAMLALYNRGEPVDPITVQDELIRTGQLEEVGGLTYLTSLINLVPTTANVLQYAEIVESKAILRRLQTAARRIVDECYIAEDVDQTLQEAEKSIFAVTQRRSARGYLHIRDALVTAYGHLEHLYSTKGRTTGVPSGYRDLDAMTSGFQPSDLIIVAARPSVGKTAFTLNIARNAAVQAKAKVIFFSLEMSAEQLALRLLASEATVDGHKLRTGQLQDQDWHKLGTALSVLGESDIYIDDTPNIPLQEMRAKARRLAQEHGLDLIIVDYLQLMSLPQRPGQQANRQQEISEISRSLKALARELKVPIIALSQLSRSVEQRQDKRPMLSDLRESGALEQDADVVAFLYREDYYDQNTDKKDIVEVILAKHRNGPIGTVELYFAKEIQRMYGREQRRQ; the protein is encoded by the coding sequence GTGAACGCCTTCAGTGAGCGGGTTCCACCCCAGAACCTCGAGGCGGAGCAGTCTGTCCTGGGCGCAATGCTGATCGACCGGGAGGCGGTGGTCGCCGTCGCCCACAAGCTGGTGCCCGAGGACTTTTACGCCGACCGGCACCAGCACCTGTTCGCCGCCATGCTCGCGCTGTACAACCGCGGGGAGCCGGTGGATCCGATCACGGTGCAGGACGAGCTCATCCGCACCGGCCAGCTGGAGGAGGTGGGCGGGCTCACCTACCTGACGAGCCTGATCAACCTGGTGCCCACCACCGCCAACGTCCTGCAGTATGCGGAGATCGTGGAGTCGAAGGCGATTCTCCGCCGGCTGCAGACGGCGGCGCGGCGCATCGTGGACGAGTGCTACATCGCGGAGGATGTGGACCAGACGCTGCAGGAGGCGGAGAAGTCGATCTTCGCCGTGACCCAGCGCCGGTCCGCCCGGGGGTACCTGCACATCCGCGACGCCCTGGTCACCGCCTACGGCCACCTGGAGCATCTCTACTCCACCAAGGGCCGGACCACCGGCGTACCTTCCGGCTACCGGGACCTGGACGCGATGACGTCGGGCTTTCAGCCCTCGGACCTGATCATCGTCGCCGCACGCCCGTCGGTGGGCAAGACCGCCTTCACCCTCAACATCGCGCGCAACGCCGCGGTGCAGGCCAAAGCGAAGGTGATCTTTTTCTCCCTGGAGATGTCCGCGGAGCAGCTGGCCCTGCGCCTCCTGGCATCGGAGGCCACGGTGGATGGCCACAAGCTGCGCACCGGGCAACTGCAGGACCAGGACTGGCACAAGCTGGGCACGGCGCTCTCGGTGCTGGGCGAGAGCGACATCTACATCGACGATACGCCCAACATCCCCCTGCAGGAGATGCGGGCGAAGGCGCGCCGGCTGGCGCAGGAGCACGGTCTCGATCTGATCATCGTCGACTACCTGCAGCTGATGTCGCTGCCCCAGCGGCCGGGGCAGCAGGCCAACCGGCAGCAGGAGATTTCGGAGATCTCCCGGTCGCTGAAGGCGCTCGCCCGCGAGCTGAAGGTGCCGATCATCGCCCTGTCGCAGCTCTCCCGCTCGGTGGAGCAGCGGCAGGACAAGCGGCCGATGCTCTCGGACCTGCGTGAATCCGGCGCGCTGGAGCAGGACGCCGACGTGGTCGCGTTCCTCTACCGGGAAGACTACTATGACCAGAACACCGACAAGAAGGACATCGTGGAGGTCATCCTGGCCAAGCACCGCAACGGTCCCATCGGCACGGTGGAGCTGTACTTTGCCAAGGAGATCCAGCGGATGTACGGACGCGAGCAGCGGCGGCAGTAG
- the lonC gene encoding Lon family ATP-dependent protease, whose product MKEFLDKLMRGAQPEDAEALNQRLSAEERQARQVGALFNVLMGVWGPERLVVKAGKLDALGLMKSEKVEEQVLALQRLVYEDPTLDTVPDPRELPEILDQLEDAVADLAARRTVEDRIERKIQTRMQERQDDYYREIKQQVLKEEAGPETSSTMKRLEWLESLEKKSLHRSAAELLRPRALEEVVGQDRAIQALLAKVASPFPQHVILYGPPGVGKTTVARLVLEKAKTMPHTPFAEDAPFVEVDGTTLRWDPREVTNPLLGSVHDPIYQGARRDLAESGVPEPRTGLVTDAHGGVLFIDEIGEMDPLLQTKLLKVLEDKRVTFESSYYDENDPNVPKYIKKLFEEGAPADFVLIGATTRDPEDINPALRSRCAEVFFEPLTPEDIALIVRQAAERIGAHLAAGVEAIIADYTIEGRKAVGILADAYGLALYRAAEAGKENEPITITQELVYEVIQSSRLSPYVTRKASPTAEVGRIFGLGVLGFVGSVLEIEAVAFPAREPGKGVLRINDTAGSMTKDSLFNAAAVVRRVTGEDLSNWDVHVNVIGGGRIDGPSAGTAIYLAMISAMQGRPIRQDVAITGEVSIRGGIRAVGGIYEKIYGAKQAGMARVVLPEENRKDVPQQVPGIEVCFASTIEEAMRLVMAAPGGEGAS is encoded by the coding sequence ATGAAGGAATTCCTGGACAAGCTCATGCGCGGCGCCCAGCCGGAGGACGCGGAAGCCCTGAACCAGAGGCTCTCGGCCGAAGAGCGGCAGGCCCGGCAGGTCGGCGCGCTCTTCAACGTGCTCATGGGCGTCTGGGGGCCGGAGCGTCTGGTGGTCAAGGCCGGCAAGCTGGACGCCCTCGGGCTGATGAAGTCCGAGAAGGTGGAGGAGCAGGTGCTGGCCCTGCAGCGCCTCGTCTATGAGGACCCGACGCTCGACACCGTCCCGGACCCCCGGGAACTGCCGGAGATCCTGGACCAGCTGGAGGACGCTGTGGCTGACCTGGCGGCCCGGCGCACGGTGGAGGACCGGATCGAGCGGAAGATCCAGACCCGCATGCAGGAGCGGCAGGATGACTACTACCGGGAGATCAAGCAGCAGGTGCTGAAGGAGGAGGCCGGGCCCGAGACCAGCTCGACGATGAAGCGGCTGGAGTGGCTCGAGTCGCTGGAGAAGAAGTCGCTGCACCGCAGCGCGGCGGAGCTGCTCCGCCCGCGCGCGCTGGAGGAGGTCGTGGGCCAGGACCGGGCGATCCAGGCCCTGCTGGCCAAGGTCGCCTCTCCGTTCCCGCAGCACGTCATCCTCTACGGCCCGCCCGGGGTCGGCAAGACGACTGTGGCCCGGCTGGTGCTGGAGAAGGCCAAGACGATGCCGCACACTCCGTTTGCGGAGGACGCGCCCTTCGTGGAGGTGGACGGCACGACCCTGCGGTGGGACCCCCGGGAGGTGACGAACCCGCTGTTGGGCTCCGTGCACGATCCCATCTACCAGGGCGCCCGGCGTGACCTGGCGGAGAGCGGTGTTCCCGAGCCGCGCACCGGGCTGGTGACCGACGCGCACGGCGGGGTGCTCTTCATCGACGAGATCGGCGAGATGGATCCGCTGCTCCAGACGAAGCTGCTGAAGGTGCTGGAGGATAAGCGGGTTACCTTCGAATCCAGCTATTACGACGAGAACGACCCCAACGTGCCCAAGTACATCAAGAAGCTGTTCGAGGAGGGGGCGCCGGCCGACTTCGTGCTGATCGGCGCGACCACCCGGGATCCCGAAGACATCAACCCGGCCCTGCGTTCCCGCTGCGCAGAAGTCTTCTTCGAGCCGCTCACCCCCGAGGACATTGCGCTCATCGTCCGCCAGGCCGCGGAGAGGATCGGCGCGCACCTCGCCGCCGGGGTGGAGGCCATCATCGCCGACTACACCATCGAGGGACGCAAGGCGGTGGGCATCCTGGCTGACGCCTACGGCCTCGCCCTGTACCGGGCGGCGGAGGCCGGGAAGGAGAACGAGCCCATCACCATCACCCAGGAGCTGGTCTACGAGGTCATCCAGTCCAGCCGGCTGTCGCCCTACGTCACCCGCAAGGCGTCGCCCACGGCGGAGGTGGGGCGCATCTTCGGGCTGGGCGTGCTGGGCTTTGTCGGCTCGGTGCTGGAGATCGAGGCGGTCGCCTTCCCGGCGCGGGAGCCGGGCAAGGGCGTGCTGCGCATCAACGACACCGCGGGCTCCATGACCAAGGACTCGCTGTTCAACGCGGCTGCGGTGGTCCGCAGGGTCACCGGCGAGGACCTGTCCAACTGGGATGTGCACGTGAACGTCATCGGCGGCGGCCGGATCGACGGCCCCAGCGCCGGCACGGCCATCTACCTGGCGATGATCTCGGCGATGCAGGGGCGCCCGATCCGGCAGGACGTCGCCATCACCGGTGAGGTCTCGATCCGCGGCGGCATCCGGGCCGTGGGCGGTATCTATGAGAAGATCTACGGCGCCAAACAGGCGGGCATGGCCCGGGTGGTGCTGCCCGAGGAGAACCGCAAGGACGTACCGCAGCAGGTGCCGGGCATCGAGGTCTGCTTCGCCTCCACCATCGAGGAGGCGATGCGCCTGGTTATGGCCGCGCCCGGCGGTGAGGGGGCGAGCTAG
- the rplI gene encoding 50S ribosomal protein L9 gives MKVILKADVKGTGKKGQTVEVADGYARNYLIPRGLAVAASEGALRSIEAERKAQQEKQQRQVAELSALRDRLDGQTIQLRAKCGEGGRLFGSVTNKDVADAIARHIGKPFDRKMVELDAPIKTLGVHLVTLRFGHNITGKVNVEVLPE, from the coding sequence ATGAAGGTGATCCTGAAGGCCGACGTCAAGGGGACCGGGAAAAAGGGACAGACCGTCGAGGTCGCGGACGGGTACGCGCGCAACTACCTGATTCCCCGGGGCCTGGCGGTGGCCGCCTCCGAGGGCGCCCTGCGTTCCATCGAGGCGGAGCGGAAGGCGCAGCAGGAGAAGCAGCAGCGGCAGGTCGCCGAGCTCTCCGCGCTGCGGGACCGGCTCGACGGCCAGACGATCCAACTGCGGGCGAAGTGCGGCGAGGGCGGCCGCCTGTTCGGCTCGGTCACCAACAAGGACGTCGCCGACGCCATCGCCCGCCACATCGGGAAGCCGTTCGACCGCAAGATGGTCGAACTGGACGCCCCGATCAAGACCCTGGGCGTCCACCTGGTGACGCTGCGGTTCGGCCACAACATCACCGGCAAGGTCAACGTGGAGGTCTTGCCCGAGTGA
- a CDS encoding DUF2232 domain-containing protein, which translates to MESRSTRVQGLVFGGLMAAMTVVFSLVPGLSVLMPIPLVLAYVRYGGRIAVMTATAATLFTMAFTGVVSAILAIPAGILPGLVFGMGFRRKWKPLTIGLAAVLTFFLGFALEYAVTRVVMFDGRDPFVAMLETPAVQNQVEMMAGVMEQTAAMIESAAADGAATTAQQQMAQQYRDMADLLRRDAVGLVWTLLPASLFFAGAFSSWFNYMLCRLILPRFGHPLPPSTPFAEFRLPIWVIWAYALISLAVPLLAGGDMTALPWWGKLLLNVFTPLMFILVLAGLAVAYGWMRRRGLAKGLAVLILAVAFLLLGQLGMQLLVLLAMWDTVFDVRGLGHGLWKRTEETRQREG; encoded by the coding sequence ATGGAAAGCCGATCGACGCGCGTGCAGGGACTGGTCTTCGGCGGTCTGATGGCGGCCATGACGGTCGTCTTCAGCCTGGTGCCGGGCCTCTCCGTGCTGATGCCGATCCCGCTGGTGCTGGCCTACGTCCGGTACGGCGGCCGCATCGCCGTCATGACCGCGACCGCAGCCACGCTGTTCACCATGGCGTTCACAGGCGTGGTCTCGGCCATCCTGGCCATCCCGGCCGGCATCTTGCCCGGTCTCGTCTTCGGCATGGGCTTCCGGCGCAAGTGGAAGCCGCTCACCATCGGCCTCGCGGCCGTTCTCACCTTCTTCTTGGGGTTCGCTCTGGAGTACGCGGTCACCCGCGTGGTCATGTTCGACGGGCGCGACCCCTTCGTCGCCATGCTGGAGACCCCCGCCGTGCAGAACCAGGTGGAGATGATGGCGGGAGTGATGGAGCAGACAGCGGCGATGATCGAGTCCGCCGCGGCGGACGGCGCCGCCACCACCGCGCAGCAGCAGATGGCCCAGCAGTACCGGGACATGGCCGACCTGCTGCGCCGGGATGCGGTGGGCCTGGTCTGGACCCTGCTGCCGGCCTCGCTGTTCTTCGCCGGTGCGTTCAGCAGCTGGTTCAACTACATGCTCTGCAGGCTCATCCTCCCGCGCTTTGGCCACCCACTGCCTCCGTCGACCCCGTTCGCCGAGTTCCGGCTGCCGATCTGGGTTATCTGGGCCTACGCGCTCATCTCCCTGGCGGTGCCGCTGCTCGCCGGCGGAGACATGACGGCGCTGCCCTGGTGGGGCAAGCTGCTGCTCAACGTCTTTACGCCGCTCATGTTCATCCTCGTGCTGGCGGGGCTGGCTGTGGCTTACGGGTGGATGCGGAGGCGCGGGCTGGCGAAGGGCCTGGCCGTGCTGATCCTTGCCGTCGCGTTCCTGCTCCTCGGGCAGCTGGGGATGCAGCTGCTGGTGCTGCTGGCCATGTGGGACACGGTGTTTGACGTGCGCGGCCTGGGGCACGGCCTGTGGAAGCGAACGGAGGAGACCCGTCAACGGGAGGGATAG
- the rpsR gene encoding 30S ribosomal protein S18 yields MRRERGRRARRRVCSFCVDKIEHVDYKDAARLKRYITERGKILPRRISGNCARHQRQLTVAIKRARIMALLPFTVE; encoded by the coding sequence ATGCGTCGTGAACGTGGTCGTCGCGCGAGGCGCCGTGTGTGCAGCTTCTGCGTCGACAAGATCGAGCACGTGGATTATAAGGATGCCGCCCGCCTGAAGCGGTACATCACCGAGCGGGGCAAGATCCTGCCCCGGCGCATCTCCGGCAACTGTGCCCGCCATCAGCGGCAGTTGACCGTGGCCATCAAGCGGGCCCGCATCATGGCCCTGCTGCCGTTTACCGTCGAGTAG
- a CDS encoding single-stranded DNA-binding protein: MLNSVVLIGRLTKDPELRYTPSGKAVATLRLAVDRGTVNQQGERETDFIDIVVWEKQAETVANYLQKGRLVAVQGRLQIRQYTTQDGQKREKAEVVATTVRFLDSARDHSGGGGGFSGPRREDGMGSELTLGDDEDVPF, encoded by the coding sequence GTGCTCAATTCCGTGGTCTTGATTGGCCGCCTTACCAAGGATCCTGAACTGCGGTACACGCCGTCGGGCAAGGCTGTTGCCACGCTGCGGCTGGCGGTGGACCGGGGAACCGTTAATCAACAGGGCGAGAGGGAGACGGACTTCATCGACATCGTCGTGTGGGAAAAGCAGGCCGAGACCGTCGCCAACTACCTGCAGAAGGGCCGGCTGGTGGCCGTGCAGGGCCGCCTGCAGATCCGGCAGTACACCACGCAGGACGGCCAGAAGCGGGAGAAGGCGGAGGTTGTCGCCACCACGGTCCGGTTCCTGGACAGCGCCCGCGACCACTCCGGCGGCGGGGGCGGCTTCTCCGGGCCCCGCCGGGAGGACGGCATGGGCAGCGAACTGACCCTGGGCGACGATGAAGATGTCCCCTTCTGA
- the rpsF gene encoding 30S ribosomal protein S6 — MRKYEMMVIARPDLDEAGLQALSDKIAELITSNGGTVESQDAWKKQRLAYEIKHLREGFYSVFNFTGEPRTANELNRVLKITDEVVRFLIVRPAE, encoded by the coding sequence GTGCGGAAGTATGAGATGATGGTGATCGCCCGTCCGGACCTGGATGAGGCGGGGCTTCAGGCCCTGTCCGACAAGATCGCCGAGCTGATCACCAGCAACGGCGGGACGGTCGAGAGCCAGGATGCCTGGAAGAAGCAGCGTCTCGCGTACGAGATCAAGCATCTGCGTGAGGGCTTCTACTCGGTCTTCAACTTCACCGGGGAGCCCCGCACCGCGAACGAGCTGAACCGCGTCCTGAAGATCACCGACGAGGTCGTCCGCTTCCTGATCGTCCGCCCCGCGGAGTAA
- a CDS encoding DUF951 domain-containing protein produces the protein MERVRYEIGDQVRLKKPHPCGSNRWEIYRTGVDFGLKCLGCGHRVMIPRPKFEKAVRERFPKDQLAQEQQQPPQ, from the coding sequence GTGGAACGGGTAAGGTACGAGATCGGCGATCAGGTGCGGCTGAAGAAACCGCACCCGTGCGGGTCGAACCGGTGGGAGATCTACCGGACGGGCGTCGATTTCGGGTTGAAGTGCCTCGGCTGCGGGCACCGGGTCATGATCCCGCGGCCCAAGTTCGAGAAAGCCGTGCGCGAGCGCTTTCCGAAGGACCAGCTGGCGCAGGAGCAGCAGCAACCGCCGCAGTGA
- a CDS encoding CvpA family protein yields the protein MDLSAMSPLDWVVVVILLLAVGAGWVRGIVRVLLGFLSFLAAVMIAGRATGPVVAWLDGMWNLTGRIADGILDRSVDAGGALSASLDQVAIPQPYKAALVQDVARATAESGEASALELAAQQIAEGAATAVCFVLLVILLAAALRWLGSLFADVVQSLPIVGLSDRLLGAAALGAAAVLALNLVLVWVMPTLSVFGLRGLGELVSQSVTPPYLIQAFEWMRRLVIGGGLRLWNG from the coding sequence ATGGACCTGAGTGCGATGAGCCCCCTGGATTGGGTGGTGGTCGTCATCCTGCTCCTGGCCGTGGGCGCCGGGTGGGTGCGGGGCATCGTGCGCGTGCTCCTGGGGTTCCTGTCCTTCCTGGCTGCGGTCATGATCGCCGGACGGGCAACGGGCCCGGTTGTGGCCTGGCTGGACGGGATGTGGAACCTGACCGGCCGGATTGCCGACGGGATCCTGGACCGCTCGGTCGACGCCGGCGGGGCATTGTCGGCGTCTCTGGACCAGGTGGCGATCCCGCAGCCGTACAAGGCGGCGCTGGTGCAGGACGTCGCCCGCGCCACCGCCGAGTCCGGTGAGGCGTCGGCCCTGGAGCTGGCCGCGCAGCAGATCGCCGAGGGCGCCGCCACGGCCGTCTGCTTTGTCCTCCTCGTCATCCTGCTCGCCGCGGCGCTGCGATGGCTGGGAAGCCTCTTCGCCGACGTGGTGCAGAGCCTGCCCATCGTCGGCCTGTCCGACCGGCTGCTGGGCGCCGCCGCCCTGGGCGCGGCGGCGGTCCTCGCGCTGAACCTGGTCCTGGTCTGGGTGATGCCCACCCTTTCGGTGTTCGGCCTGCGGGGGCTGGGCGAGTTGGTCAGCCAGTCGGTCACGCCGCCCTACCTGATCCAGGCGTTTGAATGGATGCGGCGGCTGGTCATCGGAGGAGGGTTGCGGCTGTGGAACGGGTAA
- a CDS encoding tetratricopeptide repeat protein — protein sequence MEHDERSAILKEADDLYARGNLEEALERYRRVLAEDETVAWAHSRTGAILAQLGDLDAAEVHLRRAIELDPKLPQAYSNLGNLDYSRGAYEAALEKYKKAVELDPDNPTFYENLHAAYKRLGKVYEAVEAIKKAQRLKRSQFRQEAGQDMANMSGSLKRRLGCLPTGVLLALAVLGLAICL from the coding sequence ATGGAACACGACGAGCGGTCAGCGATCCTGAAGGAGGCGGATGACCTGTACGCCAGGGGGAACCTGGAGGAGGCGCTGGAGCGCTACCGGCGGGTCCTGGCGGAGGACGAGACCGTCGCCTGGGCCCACAGCCGCACCGGGGCCATCCTCGCCCAGCTGGGCGACCTGGACGCGGCGGAGGTCCACCTGCGCCGCGCTATTGAGCTCGATCCAAAACTGCCCCAGGCGTACAGCAACCTCGGGAATCTGGACTACTCCCGCGGGGCTTACGAAGCCGCCCTGGAGAAGTACAAGAAGGCCGTGGAACTGGACCCCGACAACCCCACCTTCTACGAGAACCTCCATGCGGCGTACAAGCGGCTCGGGAAGGTGTACGAGGCCGTGGAGGCGATCAAGAAGGCCCAACGGCTGAAGCGATCCCAATTCCGGCAGGAGGCCGGGCAGGACATGGCCAACATGAGCGGGAGCCTCAAGCGCCGGCTGGGCTGCCTGCCGACCGGCGTGCTGCTCGCGCTGGCCGTTCTGGGCCTGGCCATCTGCCTCTGA